The following proteins are encoded in a genomic region of Neurospora crassa OR74A linkage group VI, whole genome shotgun sequence:
- a CDS encoding phosphoglycerate mutase: protein MSPKTYIHLVRHAQGHHNVSQANHVFADPLLTPLGESQCAALRDSFPYHDKITHLVASPMRRTLYTCLLSFQPAVERLAAKRGKKKEGEGVVVALPEVQEVSNLPCDVGSAPEKLHQEFDEAGLVDLFLVKEGWQDKHSPDSPWKPEMEKVKRRAEKARKWLYELAQQQQQDSTSSSAAMAGAGAGAESQADGGEQQQQQQQEKHIVVVTHGGFLHFLTQDFDGMDLNRGTGWDNTEWRTYEFVTDAQGKDGDVGLKETEESWRKRKGSAKPLTETEQEEIMAAVDERLQQAFGDGVRRVGGKRV, encoded by the coding sequence ATGTCACCAAAAACCTACATTCACCTCGTCCGTCACGCCCAAGGCCACCACAACGTCAGCCAAGCCAACCACGTCTTCGCCGACCCACTCCTCACGCCCCTCGGCGAATCCCAATGTGCTGCTCTCCGCGACTCCTTCCCCTACCACGATAAAATCACCCACCTCGTCGCCTCGCCCATGCGACGCACGCTTTACACCTGTCTGTTGAGTTTCCAGCCTGCTGTTGAGCGTTTGGCGGCAAagcggggaaagaagaaggagggggagggggtggtggtggccctGCCAGAAGTGCAGGAGGTGTCCAACTTGCCTTGCGACGTGGGTTCAGCACCGGAGAAACTGCACCAGGAGTTTGACGAGGCCGGGTTGGTCGATTTGTTCTTGGTCAAGGAAGGGTGGCAGGATAAGCACTCACCTGATAGTCCGTGGAAGCCCGAGATGGAGAAGGTGAAGCGCCGGGCGGAAAAGGCGAGGAAGTGGTTGTATGAGTtggcgcagcagcagcagcaggattctacttcttcttctgctgctaTGGCCggggctggggctggggctgAGTCCCAGGCTGATGGaggagagcagcagcagcagcagcagcaggaaaAGCACATTGTGGTGGTCACCCATGGTGGCTTCCTCCATTTCTTGACGCAAGACTTTGATGGAATGGATTTGAATAGGGGGACTGGGTGGGATAATACCGAGTGGAGGACTTACGAGTTTGTTACAGATGCTCAAGGAAAGGATGGGGATGTAGGCTTgaaggagacggaggagagctggaggaagagaaaaggaagcgCGAAGCCACTGACGGAGACGGAACAGGAGGAGATAATGGCGGCTGTTGATGAGAGGTTGCAGCAGGCATTTGGGGACGGGGTTAGGAGAGTGGGGGGAAAGAGGGTGTAG
- the hpo gene encoding heterochromatin protein 1, whose translation MPYDPSALSDEEAASSVELDTRSATSSSKKQSRDKKSVKYTIPEPEDFEDEEQNGDGADEGGEDDEEGDEEEEDVYVVEKILDHMLNDDNEPLFLVKWEGYEKKSDQTWEPEDTLIEGASERLKEYFTKIGGREKIFEASAAAQKIKKRGRPSSNSGTPQASSNKRSRKNGDHPLNSEEPQTAKNAAWKPPAGSWEEHIAQLDACEDEDTHKLMVYLTWKNGHKTQHTTDVIYKRCPQKMLQFYERHVRIIKRDPDSEDREGSVSQ comes from the exons ATGCCGTACGATCCATCGGCTCTcagcgacgaggaggccgCCTCCAGTGTCGAGCTCGACACTCGCTCGGCTACCTCGAGCAGCAAGAAACAGTCTCGCGACAAAAAGTCCGTCAAGTACACAATTCCAGAGCCCGAGGACtttgaggacgaggaacaAAACGGAGACGGCGCCGATGAGGGCggtgaggatgacgaggaaggtgacgaggaggaggaggacgtcTACGTCGTCGAGAAAATCCTCGACCATATGCTTAACGACGAT AACGAGCCACTCTTCCTCGTGAAGTGGGAGGGTTACGAGAAAAAGTCTGACCAGACCTGGGAGCCTGAGGACACTTTGAT AGAGGGCGCGTCGGAGAGGCTCAAGGAGTACTTTACCAAGATTGGCGGTCGAGAGAAGATTTTCGAAGCTTCCGCTGCGGCGcagaagatcaagaagcgTGGCCGGCCCTCTTCAAACTCCGGCACTCCCCAAGCAAGCAGCAACAAACGGTCGAGGAAGAACGGCGACCATCCCCTTAACTCTGAGGAGCCCCAGACCGCTAAGAACGCTGCCTGGAAGCCCCCAGCGGGAAGCTGGGAAGAGCATATTGCTCAACTCGATGCCTGCGAAGATGAGGACACACACAAGCTCATGGTTTATCTGACGTGGAAGAATGGCCACAAGACCCAGCATACAACTGACGTCATCTACAAGAGGTGCCCCCAAAAG ATGCTCCAATTTTATGAGCGACATGTGAGGATTATCAAGAGGGACCCAGACTCCGAGGATCGCGAGGGCAGCGTCTCGCAATAG
- the nic-5 gene encoding nicotinamide mononucleotide adenylyl transferase has product MSSQTSTGMATPVTYPPPEQASTGNTTVPYTFPQAKLKLQQTQPGRTPLVLVACGSFSPITFLHLRMFEMASDFVRFNTNFEVCGGYLSPVSDAYKKAGLAPGHHRVEMCSRAVEHSSWLMVDPFETVNCDENGEPAYVPTARVLRHFDHEINTVLGGIEGTDGVRRKAKIALLAGADLVMSMGEPGLWSPVDLGVILGEYGAFIIERSGTDIDEALATLRQYEDNIWVISQVIQNDISSTKVRLFLKKDLSVRYLIPDPVVEYIEEHGLFQDEQSSKKKNNDTSSTGGKDKEKEKPTTADGTSTPSSSTEETTQQS; this is encoded by the exons ATGTCTTCCCAAACTTCAACGGGCATGGCGACTCCCGTCACCTATCCTCCTCCCGAGCAAGCCTCGACCGGCAACACCACGGTGCCCTATACCTTCCCCCAGGCCAAGCTGAAGCTCCAACAAACGCAGCCTGGGAGGACACCTTTGGTTCTCGTGGCTTGCGGCTCTTTCTCCC CCATCACATTCCTCCACCTGCGCATGTTCGAAATGGCCTCCGACTTTGTCCGATTCAATACCAACTTCGAAGTCTGCGGCGGCTACCTCTCCCCCGTCAGCGACGCCTACAAGAAGGCTGGCCTAGCTCCCGGTCATCACCGCGTCGAGATGTGCTCCCGCGCCGTCGAACATTCTTCCTGGCTAATGGTTGACCCCTTCGAGACGGTCAACTGCGACGAAAACGGCGAGCCCGCTTACGTTCCCACGGCGCGGGTGCTTCGACACTTCGACCACGAGATCAACACCGTACTGGGTGGCATTGAGGGCACCGATGGTGTGCGGAGAAAGGCAAAGATTGCGCTTCTTGCTGGCGCAGATTTGGTCATGTCAATGG GAGAGCCCGGGCTTTGGTCGCCGGTTGATTTGGGAGTCATTCTCGGGGAGTACGGCGCTTTCATCATTGAGCGCTCGGGAACCGATATCGACGAGGCGCTTGCTACGCTGAGGCAGTACGAAGACAACATTTGGGTTATCAGCCAAGTGATACAGAATGACATCAG CTCCACCAAAGTCCGTCTCTTCTTGAAGAAGGATCTGAGCGTGCGATATCTTATCCCTGATCCCGTTGTCGAG TACATTGAAGAGCACGGCTTGTTTCAAGATGAACAGtccagcaagaagaagaacaatgACACCTCATCAACAGGAGGaaaggacaaggagaaggagaagccaACGACCGCCGATGGAACAAGTACCCCTTCAAGCTCGACCGAGGAAACGACACAACAGAGCTAG
- a CDS encoding lysyl-tRNA synthetase produces MADSSATTPAAAADQLANLHLDEVTGERVSKSELKKRQKQRQKEAEKAAKAATAPPKATSSKPKNAAGGEEDLNPNQYYEIRTRQVNELLKNPETNPYPHKFQVNYDDSNFVEEFGSLKTGETLPEKELRIAGRIYNIRTAGSKLIFYDIRTSADTKSIGTRMQVVCQAQLAKEGGVPFEKQHAHLRRGDIIGIVGFPGRTNPKNLKEGEQGELSVFATEVQLLSPCLHMLPSVRYPFADAEQRARMRYLDMLWNDRSRETLWQRSRMVRYIRDFFHERRFIEVETPMMHAIAGGATALPFVTHHNDLDMDMFMRVAPELFLKKMIVGQFGKVFEMGKNFRNEGIDLTHNPEFTSIEFYWAYADVYDLMSITEELVSSLVKELTGSYKTKFTNQHGETYEVNWEAPWRRVEMIPALEEATGEKFPPYDQLHTDETNAFLQRICKKMNVECPPPLTNARMIDKLTGEFIEETCINPTFILEHPQMMSPLAKYHRSKNGLCERFEAFVCKKEIANAYTELNNPFDQRLRFEEQARQKDQGDDEAQLVDESFLNALEYGLPPTGGWGLGIDRLAMFLTDNYSIREVLAFPFLREEKTAHKEKFAAEIAGVQPLPEEGIPHK; encoded by the exons ATGGCGGATTCGAGTGCTACTACCCCCGCGGCCGCGGCCGACCAGCTCGCCAACCTCCATCTCGACGAGGTCACCGGAGAGCGCGTCTCCAAGAGCGAGCTCAAGAAGCGCCAGAAGCAGCGCcagaaggaggccgagaaggccgCCAAGGCTGCTACCGCTCCCCCCAAGGCTACCTCCAGCAAGCCCAAGAACGCTGccggcggcgaggaggaccTCAACCCTAACCAATACTACGAGATCCGTACCCGTCAGGTCAACGAGTTGCTCAAGAACCCCGAGACCAACCCCTACCCTCACAAGTTCCAGGTCAACTACGATGACTCCAACTTTGTCGAGGAGTTCGGCTCCCTCAAGACCGGCGAGACCCTCCCCGAGAAGGAGCTCAGGATTGCTGGCCGTATTTACAACATCCGTACTGCCGGTTCCAAGCTGATCTTCTACG ATATCCGCACCTCTGCCGACACCAAGAGCATTGGTACCCGTATGCAGGTTGTCTGCCAGGCTCAGTTGGCCAAGGAGGGTGGTGTTCCCTTCGAGAAGCAGCATGCCCACCTCCGCCGCGGTGATATCATTGGTATCGTTGGCTTCCCCGGCCGCACGAACCCCAAGAACCTCAAGGAGGGTGAGCAGGGTGAGCTTTCCGTCTTCGCGACCGAAGTTCAGCTTCTTAGCCCTTGCTTGCACATGCTTCCCAGTGTCCGCTACCCCTTCGCCGATGCCGAGCAAAGAGCGCGCATGAGGTACCTTGACATGCTCTGGAACGACAGGAGCCGTGAGACGCTCTGGCAGCGCAGCAGAATGGTCCGCTACATCCGCGACTTCTTCCACGAGCGCCGCTTCATCGAGGTCGAGACCCCCATGATGCACGCCATTGCCGGTGGCGCCACCGCCCTTCCCTTTGTCACCCACCACAACGATCTCGACATGGACATGTTCATGAGAGTCGCTCCCGAGCTCTTCCTCAAGAAGATGATTGTTGGTCAGTTCGGCAAGGTTTTCGAGATGGGCAAGAACTTCAGAAACGAGGGCATCGATCTCACTCACAACCCCGAGTTCACCTCTATCGAGTTCTACTGGGCGTACGCTGATGTGTACGACCTGATGTCTATTACCGAGGAGCTCGTCTCTTCGCTCGTCAAGGAGCTTACCGGCTCTTACAAGACCAAGTTCACCAACCAGCACGGCGAGACGTACGAGGTCAACTGGGAGGCCCCCTGGCGCCGCGTTGAGATGATTCCCGCCCTCGAGGAGGCCACCGGCGAGAAGTTCCCTCCCTACGACCAGCTCCACACCGACGAGACCAATGCCTTCCTCCAGAGAATTTGCAAGAAGATGAACGTCGAGTGCCCGCCACCCCTTACCAACGCTCGCATGATTGACAAGCTCACTGGCGAGTTCATCGAGGAGACGTGCATTAACCCCACCTTCATTCTCGAGCACCCCCAGATGATGTCTCCTCTGGCCAAGTACCACCGCTCCAAGAACGGTCTCTGCGAGCGTTTCGAGGCCTTTGTCTGCAAGAAGGAGATTGCCAACGCCTACACCGAGTTGAACAACCCCTTCGACCAAAGACTCCGCTTTGAGGAGCAGGCCCGCCAGAAGGACCAGGGTGATGACGAGGCTCAGCTCGTTGATGAGAGCTTCCTCAACGCCCTCGAGTACGGCC TGCCGCCTACCGGTGGTTGGGGTCTCGGTATCGATCGTCTTGCCATGTTCCTGACTGACAACTACTCGATTCGCGAGGTTCttgccttccccttccttcgtGAAGAGAAGACTGCCCACAAGGAGAAGTTTGCTGCTGAGATTGCTGGCGTCCAGCCTCTTCCTGAGGAGGGTATTC CCCACAAATAG
- a CDS encoding ABC transporter — protein sequence MAIFSQTWTLTRKNLLIVLNRHTNATIIRAFVLPVLVVAFLSFAKNLFVPYAVFGISKVHPVRSLSDGLQASSGTGRNTVAFVNNGLRGGEIDRVIQELATVVRDAGKNASIAESEQDLIWTCRASLRGVTPCYGAVVFYSSPDEGSGGIWNYTLRADSALGTGKINVDKDDNDAQVYMLPLQRAVDAAITRNGQQKLPEEQDEYPFTSLTKEERADRVRQLYQKTIYNVLGVTFLISVIGVCYHLVGFMASERETGMSTLVEAMMFTKRTWEGQAARLLSYHLGFTLLYLPGYIVSSIIMWAAVFRTSSVGILIIYHILAGLSLASFSILGAAFFKKAQLSGISIVILYILLGVIAQIITAPKTATVVVLSLLFMPCNYTYFIAYLARFEAKDMATNLGKSAPDSPSQVAGIVFWIFLIVQIFAYPILGAIIERYLHGTTSSTRNIAYGENSELGPDNAVQLDGFTKIYKPGPFRNMFSFLSKPREPVIAVNGLTLTARRGQILVLLGANGSGKSTTLDIIAGINKLSSGSITVDGTGGLGIAPQKNVLWDELTVEEHLRIFNRLKSPNQLATKEDILELISGVDLAQKVDARSGTLSGGQKRKLQLGMMLTGGSAVCCIDEVSSGIDPLSRRKIWDILLAERGHRTMILTTHFLDEADLLADHIAIMSKGTLRAEGSSVELKNRMGGYRIHLNNAKYISNSPNVSGVQKKVSPEEITYIASTSAAAAQVIKELAVAGISDYRFSGPTIEDVFLSLAEEVRAEDGARLDQFQSTAAVLGAQRSTEKQSSTEMVNNAPVDDTTKPSLNLLSGQRIGYFKQGVVLFRKRMTILKRNWFPTLAAFAIPIIAAGLVTLFVMGKDPVGCSPADQSSRRVATNLFASDFDLFMIAGPSDKFSANNLARLFAPIYMATQDNATSSGNSPGIGMNPLDLFKNITLVDTVDEFNSAVVQYRKNITPAAVWLGEDNSVPTMTYRSDSVEMFTAWFGQWITDMMLSNTTIASQFVNFDIPFAPDTGKSLQMLVYMSLALCAYPGFFALYPNVERRSFVRGLQYSNGVRPLPLWLAYTTFDFLIVLVASAIMTALLAGLASVWHHVGYLFIIFVLYGLASILLAYVISLWSNNQLSAYAFTAGGQVVMFLIYLIAYMCTITYGPVDRVDDMLVVVHFVVAIFAPIGSLTRALFIALNLFSTACDGDKLASYPGGILQYGGPILYLILQSIILFILLVWVDAGNPCSTLKQLFKRKPRSAPPTVAQEADGISDEEVAHELVRVKSTATGSGVAGTNNTDGLQVVNLTKTFGRNTAVDNVTFGIPHGQVFALLGPNGAGKSTTISIIRGDVKPDYNSGGDVFVEQSSVARSLAAARSHLGVCPQFDAVDTMTVLEHLRFYARVRGIPASGIEYNVEQVIRAVGLTQFRDRMARALSGGNKRKLSLGIALMGNPTVVLLDEPSSGLDAAAKRIMWRTLAETVPGRSILLTTHSMEEADALAGRAGILAKRMLAMGSVDSLRKRFGDTLHVHLVCRGAPRTSDARIAQIHAWVESTFGSAAAMEGKTYHGQMRFSVPAAVVLSLTTGIINQRADKGMAAEEIRETETQQSTTSAIGKLVVLLEEQREELGVEHFSVSPTTLDQVFLEVVGRHNVREEGYAAPEEGKKRGLKRWFKRS from the coding sequence ATGGCGATATTCAGTCAAACATGGACGCTCACGCGCAAGAATCTGCTCATCGTCCTTAACCGACACACCAACGCTACAATTATCCGCGCTTTTGTCCTTCCCGTCCTTGTTGTCGCCTTCCTGAGTTTCGCCAAGAACCTCTTCGTCCCCTACGCCGTTTTCGGCATCAGTAAGGTCCATCCTGTGCGCTCTCTTTCCGACGGCCTGCAAGCCTCCAGCGGGACCGGCCGCAACACGGTCGCCTTTGTCAACAACGGCCTGCGCGGCGGAGAGATTGATCGGGTCATCCAAGAGCTGGCCACCGTTGTGCGTGATGCCGGCAAGAACGCCTCGATTGCCGAATCCGAGCAGGATTTAATTTGGACCTGTCGCGCCTCGCTACGCGGCGTCACCCCTTGCTATGGCGCCGTCGTCTTCTACTCTTCGCCTGATGAGGGTTCTGGTGGAATTTGGAACTATACGCTCCGTGCCGATAGCGCGCTGGGTACCGGAAAGATCAACGTCGATAAGGATGACAACGATGCCCAGGTCTATATGCTTCCTCTACAGCGCGCTGTCGATGCTGCCATCACCCGCAATGGCCAGCAGAAGCTACCTGAGGAACAGGACGAGTATCCCTTCACCTCTTTGACCAAGGAGGAGCGCGCCGACCGTGTCAGACAGCTGTACCAAAAGACCATATATAACGTCCTGGGTGTCACCTTCCTCATCAGCGTCATTGGTGTCTGCTACCATCTGGTTGGATTCATGGCTTCGGAGCGCGAGACGGGCATGTCGACTTTGGTGGAGGCCATGATGTTCACCAAGAGAACCTGGGAGGGCCAGGCCGCGCGACTGCTGTCATATCATCTCGGCTTCACCCTCCTGTACCTGCCTGGTTACATTGTCAGCTCCATCATCATGTGGGCGGCAGTCTTCAGGACCAGCAGCGTTGGTATCCTCATTATCTACCATATTCTCGCTGGTCTATCGTTGGCTTCCTTCTCTATTTTGGGCGCGGCTTTCTTCAAAAAAGCACAGCTCAGTGGTATCTCCATCGTCATTCTTTACATTCTGCTCGGTGTCATTGCCCAGATCATCACGGCACCCAAGACTGCCACGGTTGTCGTCCTCAGTTTGCTGTTCATGCCGTGCAATTACACCTACTTCATCGCTTACCTTGCACGCTTTGAGGCCAAGGATATGGCAACCAACCTCGGCAAGAGTGCTCCTGATAGCCCCTCGCAAGTGGCCGGTATCGTGTTTTGGATCTTCCTGATTGTTCAGATCTTTGCTTATCCCATTCTCGGTGCTATAATCGAGAGATACCTCCACGGAACCACTTCTTCCACCCGCAACATCGCCTACGGCGAGAATTCGGAGCTAGGACCCGACAATGCCGTCCAGCTGGATGGCTTCACCAAGATTTACAAGCCGGGTCCTTTTCGCAACATGTTTTCCTTCCTGTCCAAACCGAGAGAGCCCGTTATTGCTGTCAATGGCTTGACCCTCACTGCCCGTCGTGGTCAGATTCTCGTTTTGCTTGGCGCCAACGGTAGCGGAAAGAGTACCACGCTCGACATTATCGCTGGCATCAACAAGCTTTCCAGCGGCAGCATCACCGTTGACGGCACCGGCGGTCTCGGAATTGCTCCTCAGAAGAACGTTCTTTGGGACGAGCTCACGGTCGAGGAACATCTTCGCATCTTCAACCGGCTCAAGTCTCCCAACCAGCTTGCCACCAAAGAGGACATCTTGGAACTTATCAGCGGCGTTGATCTCGCCCAAAAGGTTGACGCAAGATCTGGTACTCTCTCTGGCGGCCAGAAGCGCAAGCTCCAGCTCGGTATGATGTTGACAGGTGGCTCCGCCGTCTGCTGCATTGATGAAGTCTCCAGCGGTATCGATCCACTTTCTCGTCGCAAGATCTGGGACATCCTCCTTGCCGAGCGTGGGCATCGCACCATGATTCTTACTACTCATTTCCTGGACGAGGCTGACCTTCTTGCTGACCATATCGCCATCATGTCCAAGGGCACGCTCCGCGCCGAGGGCTCTTCTGTCGAACTCAAGAACCGCATGGGTGGATACAGAATCCATCTGAACAACGCCAAGTACATCTCCAACTCGCCCAACGTCTCTGGTGTCCAGAAGAAGGTTTCCCCCGAGGAGATTACCTACATCGCCTCTACCTCGGCCGCGGCAGCTCAAGTTATCAAGGAGCTTGCGGTTGCTGGCATCTCGGATTATCGCTTCTCTGGTCCTACTATCGAGGATGTGTTCTTGTCACTTGCTGAAGAGGTTCGGGCGGAAGATGGCGCGAGACTCGACCAGTTCCAAAGCACCGCCGCTGTCCTAGGCGCGCAACGGAGTACGGAAAAACAGTCTTCGACTGAGATGGTTAACAATGCCCCCGTTGACGACACAACCAAGCCCAGTCTTAACCTCCTGTCTGGTCAGCGTATCGGATATTTCAAGCAGGGGGTAGTTCTCTTCCGCAAGAGGATGACCATCCTCAAGCGCAACTGGTTCCCGACCCTCGCTGCATTTGCCATTCCCATCATCGCTGCTGGTTTAGTCACTCTGTTCGTCATGGGCAAGGATCCTGTTGGCTGCAGCCCTGCAGATCAGTCTTCTCGTCGTGTTGCAACTAACCTCTTCGCCTCCGATTTTGACCTCTTCATGATAGCTGGTCCCTCGGACAAGTTTTCGGCTAATAACCTCGCCCGTCTTTTTGCTCCCATCTACATGGCTACCCAGGACAACGCTACCAGCAGCGGCAACTCCCCGGGTATTGGCATGAACCCCCTGGACCTGTTCAAGAACATCACGCTGGTTGACACTGTGGATGAGTTCAACTCGGCTGTGGTGCAGTATCGCAAGAACATCACTCCCGCCGCTGTCTGGCTTGGGGAGGACAACTCTGTCCCGACCATGACCTACAGGTCCGACAGCGTGGAGATGTTCACCGCTTGGTTCGGCCAGTGGATCACCGACATGATGCTGTCCAACACCACGATTGCTTCTCAGTTTGTCAACTTTGACATTCCCTTCGCTCCCGACACGGGCAAGTCTCTCCAGATGCTTGTCTACATGAGTCTGGCGCTTTGTGCCTACCCTGGTTTCTTCGCTCTGTACCCCAACGTTGAGCGCCGTTCGTTTGTGCGTGGCTTGCAATACTCGAACGGTGTGCGTCCCTTGCCTCTCTGGCTCGCCTACACCACCTTCGACTTCCTCATAGTCCTCGTCGCGAGCGCCATCATGACGGCTCTGCTCGCCGGCCTGGCCAGTGTCTGGCACCACGTCGGATATCTgttcatcatcttcgtcctctaCGGTCTCGCCTCGATATTGCTGGCCTATGTTATCTCGCTCTGGAGCAACAACCAGCTTTCGGCCTACGCATTCACCGCCGGTGGCCAGGTAGTCATGTTCCTCATCTACCTGATCGCCTACATGTGCACCATCACCTACGGCCCCGTCGACAGGGTGGATGATATGCTCGTCGTGGTGCACTTTGTCGTAGCCATCTTCGCCCCCATCGGCTCGCTCACCCGCGCCCTCTTCATCGCGCTAAACCTTTTCTCAACAGCCTGCGACGGCGACAAGCTCGCCTCGTATCCGGGTGGCATCCTCCAGTATGGCGGTCCGATCCTGTATCTGATTCTTCAgtccatcatcctcttcatcctcctcgtctggGTCGACGCCGGCAACCCCTGCTCAACCCTCAAGCAGCTCTTCAAGCGCAAGCCGCGCTCCGCCCCGCCCACCGTCGCCCAAGAAGCAGACGGAATCTCTGACGAAGAAGTCGCCCACGAGCTCGTCCGCGTCAAGTCCACCGCCACTGGCAGCGGGGTCGccggcaccaacaacacgGACGGTCTACAGGTCGTCAACCTAACCAAGACCTTTGGGCGCAACACAGCCGTGGACAACGTAACCTTTGGCATCCCTCACGGGCAAGTCTTTGCCCTCTTAGGCCCCAACGGCGCCGGCAAATCCACGACCATTTCCATCATACGCGGCGACGTCAAGCCCGACTATAATTCAGGCGGCGACGTCTTCGTCGAACAATCCTCCGTCGCCCGCTctctcgccgccgcccgctcTCACCTCGGCGTCTGCCCCCAATTCGACGCAGTCGACACCATGACCGTTCTCGAGCATCTGCGCTTCTACGCGCGCGTGCGCGGCATCCCCGCTTCCGGCATAGAGTACAACGTCGAACAAGTCATCCGCGCCGTCGGCCTGACCCAATTCCGCGACCGCATGGCGCGTGCGCTATCGGGAGGTAACAAGCGCAAGCTGTCTCTCGGTATCGCTCTGATGGGTAACCCCACGGTGGTGTTGCTTGACGAACCCTCCTCCGGCTTGGACGCGGCCGCCAAGCGCATCATGTGGCGCACCCTCGCCGAAACCGTGCCCGGCCGCTCGATCCTGCTCACCACCCACAGCATGGAGGAAGCCGACGCGTTGGCGGGCAGAGCCGGCATCCTCGCCAAGCGCATGCTAGCCATGGGATCGGTTGACTCGTTGCGCAAGCGCTTCGGCGATACATTGCACGTCCACCTCGTCTGCCGTGGCGCGCCCCGCACGTCGGACGCCCGGATTGCGCAAATCCACGCCTGGGTTGAATCTACCTTTGGCTCTGCCGCCGCGATGGAGGGGAAGACATATCACGGGCAGATGCGGTTTTCCGTACCCGCCGCTGTTGTCCTTTCCCTCACCACTGGCATCATTAACCAGCGGGCAGATAAGGGCATGGCAGCGGAAGAAATCAGGGAGACGGAAACCCAGCAAAGCACGACGAGCGCGATAGGCAAGTTGGTAGTGTTACTTGAAGAGCAGAGGGAGGAATTGGGCGTGGAGCATTTCAGTGTTAGTCCGACGACGTTGGATCAGGTCTTCTTGGAGGTCGTGGGGAGGCATAATGTTAGAGAGGAAGGGTATGCGGCtccggaggaggggaagaaaagggggttgAAGAGGTGGTTTAAGAGGAGTTAG